Proteins encoded by one window of uncultured Cohaesibacter sp.:
- a CDS encoding TRAP transporter permease codes for MSDKQASGRPLSEEELQDLVASSDAGSRNPVGMVGTFLATVALIWSVFQVVLASPVSNYILPADLINNSRQFHLAFAIFLAYMAYPAFANSPRHHIPWQDWLFGLAGTFVALYGFFFYQKVVDNGGLADDVDKWFALAGLILLFEAARRALGPAMAIIATIFLCYVFFGSSEWMPEVIRWKGASLTKAMSHMWITSEGVFGIALGVSTKFVFLFVLFGALLDKAGAGNYFIKMAFGALGHLKGGPAKAAVVGSAATGLISGSSIANVVTTGTFTIPLMKRVGFTSEQAGSVEVASSVNGQIMPPVMGAAAFLMVEYVGISYVEVITHAFLPAIISYIALVYIVHLEAVKRNMPTIGHKTVSTLRTVISMLLFFIGFAALCYGVKYPIGWIVAAVPSGASWILALLVFVAYLALLKLAASGPDLEPDDPNAEEVVLPEISEIYKTGLYYLLPIVVLVYFLMIEQKSPGLSAFWATTLLFVILLTQRPMKAIFRGESEMANAFKEGVKDLGVGLIDGARNMIGIGLATATAGVIVGTVTLTGIGQVMADLVELISGGNLVLMLIFVGLLSLVLGMGLPTTANYIVVSSLMAGVVVTLGAQSGLVVPLIAVHLFVFYFGIMADVTPPVGLASFAAAAVSGGDAIKTGFTAFFYSLRTVALPFVFIFNTDLLLIDVTWYQGILVAVIATIAILVFTAGTMNYFVTRNRIYESIALVLISFVLFRPDFFMDRIQPPYERIEPAGITEALGALTPGHEMRVKLSGPDFDTGSIKDTTIVLEAGPETGGEERLSAMGLAVLEEDGVVKLDEPFPGTPYFEDLGSFDFYGDTPVTIERVQVKADQLPKELLFIPGLLLLGLVYMLQRARVGRREETAS; via the coding sequence ATGTCTGACAAGCAAGCGTCCGGGCGCCCTCTGAGCGAAGAGGAGCTGCAAGATCTTGTTGCCTCTTCCGATGCAGGGTCGCGTAATCCGGTTGGCATGGTGGGGACGTTTCTGGCGACAGTCGCCCTGATCTGGTCCGTGTTCCAGGTTGTTCTCGCTTCCCCTGTGTCCAACTATATTCTTCCCGCTGATCTCATCAATAACTCGCGTCAGTTCCATCTGGCCTTCGCTATTTTCCTTGCCTATATGGCCTATCCGGCCTTTGCCAACAGCCCACGCCATCACATCCCCTGGCAGGACTGGCTGTTCGGGCTGGCAGGCACTTTCGTGGCGCTTTACGGTTTCTTCTTCTATCAGAAGGTCGTCGACAACGGCGGGCTTGCTGATGACGTGGACAAATGGTTCGCGCTTGCCGGTCTTATCCTGCTGTTCGAGGCCGCGCGCCGTGCTCTTGGCCCGGCCATGGCGATCATCGCGACCATCTTCCTGTGTTATGTCTTCTTTGGTTCGTCCGAGTGGATGCCTGAAGTCATTCGCTGGAAAGGTGCATCACTGACGAAAGCCATGAGCCACATGTGGATCACGTCCGAAGGCGTGTTCGGCATCGCGCTCGGGGTTTCGACCAAATTCGTCTTCCTCTTTGTGCTGTTCGGGGCTCTGCTCGACAAGGCCGGGGCGGGCAACTATTTCATCAAGATGGCCTTTGGCGCACTTGGTCACCTCAAGGGTGGACCGGCCAAGGCTGCCGTTGTGGGCTCGGCTGCGACCGGCCTCATCTCCGGCTCCTCGATTGCCAACGTTGTGACCACCGGCACCTTCACTATCCCGCTGATGAAGCGGGTGGGCTTCACCTCCGAGCAGGCTGGCTCGGTTGAGGTTGCCTCTTCGGTGAATGGTCAGATCATGCCGCCGGTCATGGGGGCTGCGGCCTTCCTGATGGTGGAATATGTGGGCATTTCCTATGTGGAAGTCATCACGCATGCCTTCCTGCCCGCCATCATTTCCTACATTGCGCTCGTCTATATCGTGCATCTGGAAGCGGTGAAGCGGAATATGCCGACCATCGGTCACAAGACCGTTTCGACCTTGCGCACCGTGATCAGCATGCTGCTGTTCTTCATCGGTTTTGCGGCGCTGTGCTACGGCGTCAAATATCCCATTGGCTGGATTGTTGCTGCGGTTCCGAGCGGGGCAAGCTGGATTTTGGCATTGCTGGTGTTTGTGGCCTATCTGGCGCTGTTGAAGCTCGCGGCTTCCGGGCCAGACCTCGAGCCGGATGATCCCAATGCGGAAGAAGTCGTGCTTCCCGAGATTTCGGAAATCTACAAGACAGGTCTCTATTATCTGCTGCCGATCGTGGTGCTCGTCTACTTTTTGATGATCGAGCAGAAATCGCCCGGTCTGTCGGCTTTCTGGGCCACCACCCTGTTGTTCGTCATCCTGCTCACCCAACGCCCGATGAAGGCGATCTTCCGCGGTGAGAGCGAAATGGCAAATGCCTTCAAGGAAGGGGTTAAGGATCTCGGAGTCGGACTCATCGACGGCGCGCGCAACATGATCGGCATCGGCCTTGCTACGGCGACCGCCGGGGTGATTGTGGGGACCGTGACGCTCACTGGTATCGGTCAGGTTATGGCCGATCTCGTCGAGCTGATCTCGGGCGGCAACCTCGTTCTCATGCTGATCTTCGTGGGCCTGTTGTCGCTGGTGCTTGGCATGGGTCTGCCGACGACGGCAAACTATATCGTGGTGTCGTCGCTGATGGCCGGTGTTGTCGTGACACTCGGTGCCCAGTCCGGGCTGGTGGTGCCACTGATTGCCGTGCATCTGTTCGTCTTCTACTTCGGCATCATGGCGGACGTCACACCGCCCGTGGGGCTTGCATCCTTTGCCGCGGCGGCCGTGTCCGGCGGGGATGCCATCAAGACCGGGTTCACGGCCTTCTTTTACAGTCTCAGAACAGTTGCGTTGCCGTTCGTGTTCATCTTCAACACGGATCTGTTGTTGATTGACGTGACCTGGTATCAGGGCATTCTGGTGGCCGTCATCGCGACGATTGCGATTCTGGTGTTCACTGCTGGCACCATGAACTATTTCGTCACACGCAACCGGATCTACGAGAGCATTGCCCTCGTGCTGATCTCCTTCGTCCTGTTCCGTCCTGATTTCTTCATGGATCGCATCCAGCCTCCGTATGAGAGGATCGAACCGGCCGGGATCACCGAAGCGCTTGGGGCTCTGACGCCGGGTCATGAAATGCGGGTCAAACTGTCCGGCCCGGACTTCGATACCGGCAGCATCAAGGACACGACAATCGTGCTTGAAGCCGGTCCAGAGACCGGAGGAGAAGAGCGTCTGTCTGCGATGGGACTTGCCGTCTTGGAAGAGGACGGCGTCGTCAAGCTCGACGAACCGTTCCCGGGCACACCCTATTTCGAGGATCTCGGCTCGTTTGACTTCTATGGCGATACGCCGGTCACCATCGAGCGGGTTCAAGTCAAGGCTGATCAGCTTCCCAAGGAACTCCTGTTCATTCCGGGGCTTCTGTTGCTGGGTCTGGTCTACATGCTGCAGCGCGCCCGTGTGGGCCGTAGGGAGGAAACTGCTTCATGA
- a CDS encoding universal stress protein, with protein MTKNILCAIDISQDNDTNVLQIADKLAKVDDASLDVVTVVPNFGMTLVGSFFDENFQKQAVADAKSALKVRVEQILGPERNTAIRHIVATGSVYEEILEVASQVTADLIVIGAHKPDLKEFLIGPNAARVVRHSTCSVYVVRDS; from the coding sequence ATGACCAAAAACATCCTTTGTGCGATCGATATCTCGCAGGATAATGACACCAACGTTCTGCAAATCGCCGACAAGCTGGCAAAGGTCGATGACGCCAGTCTGGATGTCGTGACCGTCGTGCCGAACTTTGGCATGACGCTCGTCGGGAGTTTCTTCGACGAGAATTTCCAGAAGCAGGCGGTGGCCGATGCCAAGAGTGCGCTCAAGGTTCGCGTCGAACAGATCCTCGGGCCTGAGCGCAACACGGCCATCCGGCACATCGTGGCGACCGGGTCCGTCTATGAGGAGATTCTCGAGGTCGCGTCTCAGGTGACAGCCGATCTGATCGTGATCGGTGCTCACAAGCCGGATCTCAAGGAGTTTCTCATCGGTCCCAATGCGGCACGCGTGGTGCGCCATTCGACCTGTTCGGTCTATGTGGTGCGGGACAGCTAG
- a CDS encoding methylglyoxal synthase has product MQETKADPNAPLRIALVAHDAKKDDLIEWVGAHLAMLEGAQLVGTGTTGGRILKAYPNLNLTPLFSGPLGGDQQIGAMIAEKRLDGLIFFVDPLSPMPHDVDVKALNRLATVYDLPVAYSPSSANFIMRGLIEEKRKSIAAA; this is encoded by the coding sequence ATGCAAGAGACCAAAGCCGACCCGAACGCGCCGCTGCGCATCGCCCTGGTTGCCCATGACGCCAAGAAAGACGATCTGATCGAATGGGTCGGCGCGCACCTGGCCATGCTGGAAGGGGCGCAACTGGTTGGCACCGGAACCACCGGCGGCAGGATCCTCAAGGCTTACCCGAACCTCAATCTGACCCCGCTCTTCTCCGGCCCGCTTGGCGGCGACCAGCAGATCGGGGCGATGATTGCCGAAAAACGCCTCGATGGTCTGATCTTCTTTGTCGACCCGCTCTCCCCCATGCCGCACGACGTGGACGTGAAGGCCCTCAACCGCCTCGCAACGGTCTATGACCTGCCGGTGGCCTACAGCCCCAGCTCGGCCAACTTCATCATGCGTGGCCTCATCGAGGAAAAGCGCAAGAGCATCGCAGCGGCTTAG
- the rocF gene encoding arginase produces MNRQDTISQSISLLGVPLQDGTHEKGCLMGPDALRTAGIIDTLQGLGYHCEDRGNLTPASTDATPPQEGNARNFATIASWTRTLSDKAYEMARDSFPIFLGGDHALSIGSVAGIARHAAERGRPLYVLWLDAHPDFNIPTTSETGNIHGMSVAAFCGHPELAGLYDAPLAHPVDPAHVHMIGIRSVDQHERTRLQDQRVLVNDMRVLDEVGVIRPLQQLIDEVRTKGAMLHVSLDVDFLDPSIAPAVGTTVPGGATFREAHLIMELLHESGCVTSLDLVELNPFLDHRGRTAELITDLTASLFGRKIFDRPTRHPGPRTGPL; encoded by the coding sequence GTGAACAGACAAGACACCATATCCCAATCCATCTCGCTTCTTGGCGTCCCCTTGCAGGACGGCACCCACGAAAAGGGCTGCCTCATGGGCCCCGATGCGCTTCGAACAGCTGGCATCATCGACACGCTTCAAGGGCTTGGCTATCACTGCGAGGATCGCGGCAACCTCACACCAGCGAGCACCGATGCGACCCCGCCGCAAGAGGGCAACGCGCGCAATTTCGCAACCATCGCAAGCTGGACCCGAACCCTTAGCGACAAGGCCTATGAGATGGCACGGGACAGCTTCCCGATCTTTCTGGGAGGTGATCATGCGCTCTCCATCGGCTCGGTCGCAGGCATCGCCCGCCATGCCGCAGAGCGTGGACGGCCACTCTATGTACTCTGGCTTGATGCCCACCCCGATTTCAACATCCCCACGACCTCCGAGACCGGCAACATCCACGGCATGTCCGTCGCCGCCTTTTGCGGCCATCCGGAGCTGGCCGGATTGTATGACGCACCGCTGGCCCATCCGGTCGACCCGGCCCATGTCCACATGATCGGCATCCGCAGCGTCGATCAGCACGAACGCACCAGACTTCAGGACCAGCGCGTACTGGTCAATGACATGCGCGTGCTCGATGAGGTCGGCGTGATCCGCCCCCTGCAACAGCTCATCGACGAAGTGCGAACCAAGGGGGCCATGCTCCACGTCAGCCTTGACGTCGACTTTCTCGACCCGTCCATCGCCCCGGCTGTCGGCACCACGGTGCCGGGCGGCGCGACCTTCCGCGAAGCCCACCTGATCATGGAGCTGCTCCATGAGAGCGGCTGCGTCACCTCTCTCGATCTCGTTGAGCTCAACCCGTTTCTCGATCATCGCGGGCGAACTGCAGAGCTCATCACCGACCTCACCGCCTCCTTGTTCGGGCGCAAGATCTTCGACCGTCCAACCCGCCACCCAGGCCCTCGCACCGGGCCGCTCTGA